A window from Malania oleifera isolate guangnan ecotype guangnan chromosome 7, ASM2987363v1, whole genome shotgun sequence encodes these proteins:
- the LOC131159872 gene encoding protein NRT1/ PTR FAMILY 5.6-like: protein MEQRKVEESSVVEVHAHAHAHDDEEKWVYDSSVDHKGRVPLRVSTGVWKASLFIIAIEFSERLSYFGMATSLIIYLTKVIHQDLKVAAKSVNYWLGVTTMMPLLGGFLADSYLGRFSTVLASSIIYLAGLLLLTMSRVVPSLRPCPSDLCHQTSKVHEVVFFLAIYLISIGTGGHKPSLESFGADQFDDDHSEERTKKMSFFNWWNCGLCGGLLLGVTVIVYVQDHVSWGSADIILTAVMAISIVIFCAGRPFYRYRVPRGSPLTPMLQVLVAAIAKRNLPYPTDSAELYEVPNLQKSQGRVLCHTEMLKFLDKAAILEENYKEQHNPWRLATVTTVEETKLVLNVIPIWLATLPFGMCVAQSTTFFIKQGATMDRRLTDTFLIPPATIYALAAIGMITAVAIYDKILVPILRRATRNERGINILQRIGIGMALTIFAMAVAALVEKKRLNVAKSNPHNLPVPMSVFWLAPQFVILGVGDAFSIVGLQEYFYDQVPDSMRSLGIALYLSVIGAANFLSSLLITIVDNLTSKSSEGSWFGKDLNTSRLDKFYWLLVIMNIANICAYVILARRYTYKNVQRKATVALVNCYDGDKFVGIA, encoded by the exons ATGGAGCAGAGAAAGGTAGAAGAATCATCAGTAGTGGAAGTACatgctcatgctcatgctcaTGATGATGAGGAGAAATGGGTTTATGATTCTTCTGTGGATCATAAAGGAAGAGTTCCTCTCCGCGTCTCCACTGGTGTTTGGAAAGCCTCCCTCTTTATCATTG CAATTGAGTTCAGTGAGAGGCTGAGTTACTTTGGAATGGCAACGAGTTTGATCATATACCTTACCAAAGTAATACATCAAGACCTAAAAGTAGCTGCAAAGAGTGTGAACTACTGGCTTGGGGTTACCACCATGATGCCCCTTTTGGGTGGCTTCCTTGCTGATTCCTACTTGGGCCGCTTCTCCACCGTCCTCGCTTCCTCCATCATCTACCTTGCG GGCTTGCTTCTCCTAACAATGTCTAGAGTAGTTCCAAGCTTGAGGCCTTGCCCTTCAGATCTGTGTCACCAAACCAGCAAAGTTCATGAAGTAGTCTTCTTCCTTGCCATTTACCTAATTTCCATAGGAACCGGAGGGCACAAGCCGTCTCTTGAGAGCTTTGGAGCTGACCAGTTCGACGATGATCACTCAGAAGAGAGGACGAAAAAAATGTCATTCTTCAACTGGTGGAACTGTGGCCTTTGTGGGGGACTCCTGCTTGGCGTCACAGTAATTGTTTATGTGCAAGATCATGTCAGCTGGGGCTCTGCAGATATCATCCTCACTGCAGTCATGGCTATTTCGATAGTGATTTTTTGCGCGGGAAGGCCATTTTATCGGTATAGGGTACCCAGAGGGAGCCCCTTAACACCAATGCTGCAAGTTCTTGTGGCAGCCATTGCCAAGAGAAATCTTCCTTACCCGACCGATTCTGCAGAGTTGTATGAAGTTCCCAATTTACAGAAAAGTCAAGGCAGGGTTCTATGCCACACTGAGATGCTAAA ATTTCTTGACAAGGCTGCCATCCTGGAAGAGAATTACAAAGAGCAGCACAACCCATGGAGACTTGCCACTGTAACCACTGTTGAAGAGACCAAGCTAGTGCTCAACGTTATTCCCATTTGGCTGGCTACCTTGCCATTTGGAATGTGTGTAGCTCAATCGACTACCTTCTTCATCAAACAAGGGGCTACCATGGACCGGAGACTCACAGACACCTTCCTCATCCCTCCCGCAACGATCTATGCTCTGGCTGCCATTGGAATGATCACTGCTGTCGCCATCTACGATAAAATCCTCGTGCCCATTTTGCGAAGGGCAACCAGAAATGAGAGGGGCATCAACATCCTCCAGAGGATTGGCATTGGCATGGCTTTGACAATTTTTGCTATGGCAGTTGCAGCCTTGGTTGAGAAAAAGCGACTGAATGTTGCCAAAAGTAATCCACACAATCTTCCTGTTCCTATGAGTGTGTTTTGGTTAGCTCCACAGTTTGTCATACTTGGGGTGGGGGATGCTTTTAGTATTGTGGGTTTGCAGGAGTATTTCTATGACCAAGTTCCCGATTCCATGAGAAGCTTAGGCATCGCTCTCTACCTCAGCGTGATTGGAGCTGCGAACTTCCTAAGTAGCCTCCTAATAACAATTGTTGATAACTTGACTAGCAAGAGCAGTGAAGGGAGTTGGTTTGGGAAGGATTTGAATACTAGCCGGTTGGACAAATTTTACTGGCTATTAGTCATCATGAACATTGCGAACATTTGCGCCTATGTGATCTTGGCTAGACGGTACACTTACAAAAATGTGCAACGAAAGGCAACTGTTGCTCTGGTGAACTGTTATGACGGTGACAAGTTTGTGGGAATAGCTTGA